The Streptococcus suis DNA window AAGTTCTTCTTGAGAAAGGCCACGAAGTTCTTTTACAAAATCTTTAATTTCTTGAAGTTTCATGTCTTCTCCTTATTCTGCTTCACGTTTTACGAATTTAACTTTAACTGGCAATTTGTGACCAGCAAGGCGGAATGCTTCGCGTGCAACTTCTTCAGAAACGCCAGCAACTTCAAACATAACCTTACCGCGTTTAACTGGAGCTACCCAACCTTCAGGAGCACCTTTACCAGAACCCATACGTACACCGATAGCTTTAGCAGTGTATGATTTGTGTGGGAAGATTTTAATCCAAACTTTACCACCACGTTTCATGTAACGCGTCAGAGCGATACGGGCAGCTTCGATTTGGCGGTTTGTAATCCATGAGCTAGTAGTTGCTTGAAGACCGTATTGACCAAAGTCTACTTGTTTTCCACCTTTAGCTTCACCGCGCATTTTTCCACGGAATTCACGACGGTGTTTTACACGTTTAGGTACTAACATTTGTTATTTACCTCCTTTAGTGTTTTTACGAGCTGGAAGAACTTCTCCACGGTAAATCCAAACTTTAACACCTAGTTTACCGTAAGTTGTCAAAGCTTCTTCCCAAGCATAGTCGATATCCGCACGAAGTGTATGAAGAGGAACTGTTCCTTCTGAATAGCCTTCTGCACGGGCAATATCAGCACCGTTCAAACGACCAGAAACTTGTGTTTTGATACCTTTTGCACCAGCGCGCATTGTGCGTTGGATAGCTTGTTTTTGAGCACGGCGGAAAGCCACACGTTGTTCCAATTGACGAGCAATTGACTCACCAACAAGGTGTGCATCCAAATCAGGCTGTTTGATTTCGATGATGTTGATGTGTACTTGTTTACCAGTCAATTTGTTCAATTGAGCACGAAGCGCATCAACGTTGCTACCAGCTTTACCGATAACCATACCTGGTTTTGCAGTGTGGATAGAAACGATTACTTTGTTTACAGCACGTTCGATTTCAATTGTTGACGTTGACGCATCAGCCAATTCTTTTTTGATAAAGTTGCGGATTGCAAGATCTTCATGAAGGTAATCCGCGTATTCTTTTTCAGCATACCATTTAGCATCCCAATCACGGATGATGCCAACACGCATACCAATTGGATGTACTTTTTGACCCACGTTTTTACCTCCTTATTTCTCTGCCACAACTACAGTGATGTGAGCTGTGCGTTTGTTGATTGGTGAAGCTGAACCTTTCGCACGTGGACGGAAACGTTTCAACGTTGGTCCTTCGTTTGCGAATGCTTCGCTGACTACCAAGTTAGCTTTTTCCAAACCAAAGTTGTTTTCAGCGTTAGCGATTGCTGAGTTTAAAACTTCCTCGATAATGCTTGCAGCTTTGTTTGGTGTGAATTTCAAGATTGCGATTGCGTCTGCTACGCTTTTGCCACGGATGTTATCCAAGACAAGACGTGATTTACGAGGTGAAACACGTACTGTGCGAGCAGTTGCTTTAGCTGAAGTGATTTCTGCCATTGTGTTTTCCTCCTAAATTATTTACGACGAGTTTTCTTGTCGTCAGCAGCATGACCTTTGTAAGTACGAGTTGGTGCGAATTCACCAAGTTTGTGACCTACCATGTCTTCTTGAATGTATACAGGTACGTGTTTACGACCATCGTAAACTGCAATTGTATAACCGATGAAACTTGGGAAAATCGTTGAACGACGTGACCAAGTTTTAATTACTTTTTTCTTTTCGTCATTTGCTTGAGCTTCAACTTTTTTCATCAAATGCTCATCGACGAAAGGTCCTTTTTTAAGACTACGTCCCATTATAGTGTTTTCTCCTTTAAAATATGTACCACAGCGGCTTGCCCGCAATGCGGGCTACCGAGTTGGCGGATGATATAGCATGCTAAGCAACTAAGTATAAATTACTTTTGGTTGCGACGACGAACGATAAGTTTGTCTGATTTAGCTTTCTTGTTACGAGTTTTCAAACCAAGAGCTGGTTTACCCCATGGAGTAGATGGTGCTTTACGACCAACTGGCGCTTTACCTTCACCACCACCGTGTGGGTGATCGTTAGGGTTCATTACAGAACCGCGAACTGTTGGACGGATGCCTTTCCAACGGCTACGACCTGCTTTACCAAGGTTTACTAGGCCATGTTGTTCGTTACCTACAGTACCAACAGTAGCACGGCAAGTACCAAGGATCATACGAACTTCACCTGATTGAAGGCGAACAAGAACGTATTTACCTTCTTGACCAAGAACCTGTGCAGATGCACCAGCAGCACGAACCAACTCACCACCGCGACCTGGTTTCAACTCGACGTTGTGAACAACAGTACCGACTGGGATGTTTGCAAGTGGAAGTGCATTACCAACTTTGATATCCGCTTCTGGACCTGAAACGATGCGTTGACCAACTTCAAGACCTTTAGGAGCGATGATATATGCTTTTACACCGTCTGTGTAGTGTACAAGAGCGATGTTTGCTGAGCGGTTTGGATCGTATTCAATTGTTTTAACAACTGCTTCAACGCCATCTTTGTTACGTTTGAAGTCTACCAAACGGTAGAAACGTTTGTGACCGCCACCTTGATGACGAACAGTGATGCGACCATTGTTGTTACGACCAGCTTTGTTTTTCAATGCAACAAGCAAGCTTTTTTCTGGAGTGCTTGTTGTGATTTCAGCGAAGTCCAAAGAAGTCATGTTACGACGGCCATTTGTCGTTGGTTTATAAACTTTAATACCCACGTTAATTCCTCCTTTGATTATTCAGCGTCAGCTGTAGCGAACAATTCGATCGCTTTTGAATCAGCAGTCAATGTGATGATTGCTTTTTTCACTTTGTTTGTGCGACCTACATAACGACCTACGCGTTTTGTTTTAGGTTTCACGTTGATTGTGTTAACATTTGCAACTTTAACACCTTCAAATGCAGCTTCAACAGCTTGTTTGATCAAGAGTTTGTGTGCACGAGTGTCAACTTCAAATACATACTTGCCTGCTTCGAGTTGGCCCATTGAGCTTTCTGTGATGACAGGTTTTTTGATAACATCATACAAATTCATTATGCAAGAACCTCCTCAATTTTAGAGATAGCTGCTTGAGTTACAAGAAGTTTGTCTGCATTTGCGATGTCAAGTACGCTTGCAGTAGTTGCAGTTGCAACTTTCACTCCTGGGATGTTACGAGCAGAGAGAGCTGCGAATTCGTTGCCTTCTTCAAAAATAACAAGGACTTTAGAATCAATGCTCAATGCTGCAAGCACTTTTGCAAATTCAGCAGTTTTTGGAGCTGTGAATTCAAGTGAGTTAACAGCTACAAATTTGTTTTCAGCAACTTTCTGTGAGTAAACAGATTTAAGTGCCAAGCGACGAACTTTTTGTGGAAGTTTGTACGCATATGAACGTGGAGTTGGTCCGAAGACTACGCCACCGCCACGCCATTGTGGTGAACGGATAGAACCTTGACGAGCACGTCCAGTTCCTTTTTGACGCCATGGTTTGCGTCCGCCACCTGAAACTGCTGAGCGGTTTTTAACTGCGTGAGTACCTTGACGAAGGCTAGCACGTTGGCTGATGATCACATCAAATACAACTGCTTGGTTTGGCTCGATACCAAAGATTGCATCGTTAAGAACTACTTCACCAGCTTGTTTACCAGTTTGGTCAAATAATGTTACGTTTGCCATTTCGACTGATTTCCCCTTTCCTTATTATTTACCAGCTTTAACTGCTGATTTGATAGTGATAAGAGATTTCTTAGCACCTGGTACGTTACCTTTGATAAGGATAACGTTCTTTTCCGGAACAACTTGTACAACTTCAAGGTTTTGGATTGTTACACGGTTGCCACCCATGCGACCTGCAAGATTTTTACCTTTAAATACACGGCTAGGTGGAATAGGACCCATAGAACCTGGACGACGGTGGTAACGAGAACCGTGAGCCATAGGACCACGTGATTGACCATGGCGTTTGATAACACCTTGGAAACCTTTACCTTTAGATGTACCAGTTACATCAACAACATCACCAGCTGCGAAAGTTTCAACTGTAATTTCTTGTCCAACTTCCAAGCCTTCAATGTTTTTGAATTCACGAATGAAGCGCTTAGGAGCTGTGTTAGCTTTAGCTACATGGCCTTTGGCAGGTTTGTTGCTCAATACTTCGCGTTTGTCATCAAAACCAACTTGAACTGCTGCATAACCGTCAGTTTCAACTGTTTTCACTTGAAGAACAACGTTTGGAGTTGCTTCGATGACAGTAACAGGGATAAATTCACCAGATTCAGTGAAGATTTGAGTCATTCCCACTTTTTTCCCTAAGATTCCTTTTGTCATGAGAAAAATATTCCTTTTCTTATTTTATAGTTAAAAAGTTTTTAACGAGCGTTTTTCATGCTCAAATCAAGATACAAAGGGCATCAAACTCAAAGTGAAAATAGGAAAATCTGACGACGACTCAACGAGCCTAGGCGATTTTATCTTTTTCACACGGAGTTTAGCCCGTGTTCAATTACTAAATGAACACTTGCTTTTTTGCCTCGCTACTTGATTACAATTTAATTTCTACGTTCACACCACTTGGAAGATCCAATTTCATCAACGCATCAACTGTTTTTTGAGTTGGGTTAATGATATCTACCAAACGTTTGTGTGTACGCATTTCGAACTGCTCACGAGAGTCTTTATACTTGTGAGTCGCACGGATGATTGTGTAGAGGCTACGTTCTGTTGGAAGCGGAACTGGACCTGCTACTTGAGCACCTGTACGTGTTGCAGTTTCAACGATTTTTGCAGCTGCTGTATCAAGTGTACGGTGTTCGTACGCTTTCAAGCGGATGCGGATTTTTTTGTTTGCCATCTTTTTCTCCTTTTCGTCTATTTAGAATAATAGGCTAGCTCCACAAGAAAACCAACACCTGTTGCGTGGCAATGCAACCGAGCGTGTCGCAACCTCTTGCATCAAAGCTATAGCCGTAAATTTTACGGCACTAGAACAGTTTACCAAATTATCGGAAACAATGCAAGAAGTTTTGCTTTTTATTTTTAAAAAAATAGTTTATTCAATTTCCTTGAAATTTCTATAATGAAGTTAGCCATCTCGCCTTTCTCAAAAATATTTGTTTCGCTATCTTTGAGTAAGCCGGTAATTTCATTTGATAACAGGCTTGAAGCTGTTAGGCTAAGTAGCCAAGGCTAACAGTAGCCTTGGTTTAGCTGACAAAACAGGTTCAAGGGTTCCTGTTGTCAAATGAAATCCAATTTAAGGCAAAAGAAAATACCTCTATGCTATACTTGTCGTTCACCACAAACACAAGGAAGGGCACAGAGATGCAAGAACAGTATACACCAAAAGGCAAACATTTGACAATGGATAACCGTCGCTTGATTGAACGGTGGAAGAAGGAAGGCAAGTCTAATCGTGAAATTGCTGGTTTACTTGCAAAGGCTCCTCAGACCATTAATAACGAGATCAATCGGGGTACAACCTTACAACAAGTACGAAAAGGGGTGTATAAAAAGGTCTATTCAGCTGACTACGCACAAACTGTTTACCACACCAATCGAAAGAGGTCGGTGAAAAAATTAATTCTAACCAAAGAAATCAAAGAGAAGATTTTACACTATGCTAAGCAAAAATTTTCTCCTGAAATGATGGTGAAGAAGAAACAGCTGGCTGTTGGGATTTCAACTATTTACTATTGGGTTCATCATGGTCATTTAGGATTGAAAAAAGCGGATATGCTTTATCCTAGAAAAAAGAAAGCGATCAAAAAGAAAGCGATCAAAAAGAAAGCTAGTCCTAACTTTAAACCAGCAGGCAAATCAATTGAAGAACGACCTGAAGTTATTAATCTTCGCTTAGAAAAGGGTCATTATTAAATTGATATCGTTCTACTAACCAGAGTAAAAAATCATTGCCTTTTAGTCTTGACCGACCGTCGGAGTAGACACCAAATCATCCGTCTGATACCTAACAAAACCACTGAATCAATCAATCAGGCACTGGAGGGAATCTTGAGGGAACATCGTATTCTGTTAATGGTACAGAATTTAGTCGTCTGGCTGAGTTGTTTCCTGAGGAACATATCTACAATGCGCATCCCTACTCTTCATGGGAGAGGGGAACGAATGAAAATCACAATCGATTGATTCGGAGATGGTTACCAAAAGGAACCAAGAAAACGACCCCAAAAGAAGTCGCTTTTATCGAAAATTGGATGAACTATTACCCTAAAAAATGCTTTGACTACAAGTCGTCGAGTGAATTTCTTATGGGTGGCTAATTTCAACTTGAAATTTGGGGTTTTACATCAAACCCATTGCTTTTTATTCCAATTCGACTCCTCATTGTTCTTTATCAT harbors:
- a CDS encoding 50S ribosomal protein L16 gives rise to the protein MLVPKRVKHRREFRGKMRGEAKGGKQVDFGQYGLQATTSSWITNRQIEAARIALTRYMKRGGKVWIKIFPHKSYTAKAIGVRMGSGKGAPEGWVAPVKRGKVMFEVAGVSEEVAREAFRLAGHKLPVKVKFVKREAE
- a CDS encoding 30S ribosomal protein S3, which gives rise to MGQKVHPIGMRVGIIRDWDAKWYAEKEYADYLHEDLAIRNFIKKELADASTSTIEIERAVNKVIVSIHTAKPGMVIGKAGSNVDALRAQLNKLTGKQVHINIIEIKQPDLDAHLVGESIARQLEQRVAFRRAQKQAIQRTMRAGAKGIKTQVSGRLNGADIARAEGYSEGTVPLHTLRADIDYAWEEALTTYGKLGVKVWIYRGEVLPARKNTKGGK
- a CDS encoding 50S ribosomal protein L22, which translates into the protein MAEITSAKATARTVRVSPRKSRLVLDNIRGKSVADAIAILKFTPNKAASIIEEVLNSAIANAENNFGLEKANLVVSEAFANEGPTLKRFRPRAKGSASPINKRTAHITVVVAEK
- a CDS encoding 30S ribosomal protein S19; this encodes MGRSLKKGPFVDEHLMKKVEAQANDEKKKVIKTWSRRSTIFPSFIGYTIAVYDGRKHVPVYIQEDMVGHKLGEFAPTRTYKGHAADDKKTRRK
- a CDS encoding 50S ribosomal protein L2 → MGIKVYKPTTNGRRNMTSLDFAEITTSTPEKSLLVALKNKAGRNNNGRITVRHQGGGHKRFYRLVDFKRNKDGVEAVVKTIEYDPNRSANIALVHYTDGVKAYIIAPKGLEVGQRIVSGPEADIKVGNALPLANIPVGTVVHNVELKPGRGGELVRAAGASAQVLGQEGKYVLVRLQSGEVRMILGTCRATVGTVGNEQHGLVNLGKAGRSRWKGIRPTVRGSVMNPNDHPHGGGEGKAPVGRKAPSTPWGKPALGLKTRNKKAKSDKLIVRRRNQK
- a CDS encoding 50S ribosomal protein L23, which codes for MNLYDVIKKPVITESSMGQLEAGKYVFEVDTRAHKLLIKQAVEAAFEGVKVANVNTINVKPKTKRVGRYVGRTNKVKKAIITLTADSKAIELFATADAE
- a CDS encoding 50S ribosomal protein L4; the protein is MANVTLFDQTGKQAGEVVLNDAIFGIEPNQAVVFDVIISQRASLRQGTHAVKNRSAVSGGGRKPWRQKGTGRARQGSIRSPQWRGGGVVFGPTPRSYAYKLPQKVRRLALKSVYSQKVAENKFVAVNSLEFTAPKTAEFAKVLAALSIDSKVLVIFEEGNEFAALSARNIPGVKVATATTASVLDIANADKLLVTQAAISKIEEVLA
- a CDS encoding 50S ribosomal protein L3; its protein translation is MTKGILGKKVGMTQIFTESGEFIPVTVIEATPNVVLQVKTVETDGYAAVQVGFDDKREVLSNKPAKGHVAKANTAPKRFIREFKNIEGLEVGQEITVETFAAGDVVDVTGTSKGKGFQGVIKRHGQSRGPMAHGSRYHRRPGSMGPIPPSRVFKGKNLAGRMGGNRVTIQNLEVVQVVPEKNVILIKGNVPGAKKSLITIKSAVKAGK
- a CDS encoding 30S ribosomal protein S10 → MANKKIRIRLKAYEHRTLDTAAAKIVETATRTGAQVAGPVPLPTERSLYTIIRATHKYKDSREQFEMRTHKRLVDIINPTQKTVDALMKLDLPSGVNVEIKL